The following are encoded together in the Triticum dicoccoides isolate Atlit2015 ecotype Zavitan chromosome 6B, WEW_v2.0, whole genome shotgun sequence genome:
- the LOC119324002 gene encoding uncharacterized protein LOC119324002, giving the protein MEDNGGGAVAAGSSGTAAGSSSAGTRSCLTEDEYQKLVNAVRPWFRSVVRIIRTRGTKKKKEAIYTSNALVVLSRAERSFFVTCNHNLGRNPKDATIRLYNGTKDYPIDMIHYRDSDLDLLLFSVKNVPVLQELPMFCPKSEEPSRFDLVAVLGFSCPKVQVDQPLEDLVLVKEPTILPGEIVDEPFHETKYKLNLINSCSTTAGISGSPLFNEMGKVVGIHLATDKTMREAASADTLLVRLKRWLRDGEDSNTIEQLVEKVYEKFSHGGKSKR; this is encoded by the exons ATGGAGGACAATGGTGGAGGTGCAGTTGCCGCGGGTTCAAGTGGAACAGCAGCCGGTAGTTCGTCGGCCG GTACTCGTTCTTGCTTGACAGAAGATGAATACCAAAAGCTGGTCAACGCAGTACGCCCATGGTTTCGTAGTGTGGTGAGGATTATCCGGACAAGGGGGACTAAGAAAAAGAAGGAAGCTATATACACTAGCAATGCTCTCGTGGTGCTTTCACGTGCAGAGAGGAGTTTTTTTGTCACGTGCAACCATAATCTGGGTCGCAATCCAAAAGATGCAACAATTAGATTGTACAATGGAACAAAAGACTATCCCATTGACATGATTCACTACCGAGATTCAGATCTTGACCTTTTATTATTTTCGGTCAAGAATGTTCCCGTATTACAAGAACTTCCCATGTTCTGTCCCAAATCGGAAGAACCATCGCGTTTTGACCTGGTTGCAGTACTTGGGTTCAGCTGCCCAAAAGTACAAGTCGATCAACCACTGGAGGACCTGGTATTGGTGAAAGAACCAACAATCCTTCCAGGAGAAATAGT AGATGAACCATTTCATGAGACGAAGTACAAGCTGAACCTTATAAATAGTTGTAGCACCACAGCAGGTATATCAGGTTCCCCATTGTTTAATGAAATGGGTAAGGTCGTTGGCATACACCTAGCTACTGACAAAACTATGAGGGAGGCTGCCTCTGCTGATACACTGCTGGTACGGCTGAAAAGATGGCTTAGAGATGGAGAA gatagcAATACCATTGAGCAGTTGGTTGAAAAGGTCTATGAGAAGTTCAGCCATGGTGGCAAAAGCAAACG TTGA